From the Ruminiclostridium josui JCM 17888 genome, one window contains:
- a CDS encoding methyl-accepting chemotaxis protein — translation MKIKSKIYIIFSVLIISYLGGQFLFLSVANDILYNNFNNLTSTLSKSANQKVKGQLENISNQISVSIESIENQVDLSMLNAAYALQEIDSQKTLTDSDLEAIRNKMGMSDLYLTDENGVFIASTEKAAKGLSLFSIWEGYKDLVTGKAQVLPSTLKIKEETGQIFKFTAIPRKGNKGVIETACESGVVEKALSMYVDNNNSNGINSIQIVDSEGIALTQNLKQGVKAQWPKGKKVENNYVKQVFKDGKAVININDKNGDVFAPVKFGNEIRYVMHVNIDTSTYYSEATVTKKNLDSVLKNLSINLILYALLSFVILLVLLFILLMYLNFVLKSLKRFANVLKSMGKNKNNNNNLETVNVKEAELNEIQDGINVVTKSYEEIIKTIKTSIANVSALQLEYSKNMNNAFETIKQISLASGEMAANNEKEMQHVDEITKVMGNMIHTLNDVNSATHSLKDMSDKTHEYVKTSDEGLNKITNAMERVEMEVANSHESIKQLINSSNEISGIVEFINSVTSQTNLLALNAAIEAARAGEAGRGFAVVAEQIRKLANDSSEATSRIVEILGNIKKDIQSTTEGNEKQIIVINDSKSEIDSAKVALKGLIDFTIKSREQVEEVANNVELLRENEKTVEDVVAVVNQAIESNAASSEELQATIENLLASMEYLSESQNSITNELQTLDKL, via the coding sequence ATGAAAATAAAATCAAAAATTTATATTATATTTTCGGTATTAATTATATCTTATTTGGGAGGACAATTTTTATTTCTTAGCGTAGCAAACGATATACTATATAACAATTTTAATAATCTCACATCAACTTTAAGTAAATCTGCAAATCAAAAGGTAAAGGGTCAATTAGAAAACATATCAAATCAAATAAGCGTGAGTATAGAATCAATAGAAAATCAGGTTGATCTATCAATGCTCAATGCGGCATACGCATTACAAGAAATAGATTCTCAGAAAACTCTTACTGACAGCGATCTTGAAGCAATCCGCAATAAGATGGGAATGAGTGATTTATATCTTACAGACGAAAATGGCGTATTTATAGCTTCAACGGAAAAAGCGGCAAAAGGTTTATCACTGTTTTCCATATGGGAGGGCTATAAAGACCTTGTCACAGGAAAAGCCCAAGTATTACCGTCTACTTTAAAAATTAAGGAAGAAACAGGACAAATATTCAAATTTACTGCAATACCAAGAAAAGGAAATAAGGGCGTTATTGAAACTGCATGCGAATCCGGCGTTGTAGAAAAGGCACTAAGCATGTATGTTGACAATAACAATAGCAACGGAATTAACTCAATTCAGATAGTTGACAGTGAGGGCATTGCCCTGACACAGAACCTCAAGCAGGGAGTTAAGGCTCAATGGCCTAAAGGTAAAAAAGTTGAAAACAATTATGTAAAGCAAGTATTCAAAGACGGAAAAGCAGTAATTAACATTAATGACAAAAATGGTGATGTTTTTGCTCCAGTCAAGTTTGGAAACGAAATCAGATATGTAATGCATGTAAACATAGATACTTCAACTTACTATAGCGAGGCAACAGTAACGAAAAAGAATCTGGATTCTGTTCTAAAGAATCTGAGTATAAATCTTATCCTGTATGCTTTACTTTCATTCGTTATACTTTTGGTATTGCTTTTTATACTTCTGATGTATCTGAATTTTGTATTGAAATCTTTGAAGAGATTTGCAAATGTACTCAAATCCATGGGTAAAAATAAAAATAATAATAATAATCTGGAAACTGTTAATGTAAAAGAGGCTGAACTCAATGAAATTCAGGATGGTATAAATGTTGTTACAAAAAGCTATGAAGAAATTATAAAAACCATTAAGACCAGTATTGCTAATGTATCGGCTTTGCAGCTAGAGTACAGTAAAAATATGAACAATGCTTTTGAGACTATAAAGCAGATTTCTTTGGCATCTGGAGAAATGGCAGCAAACAACGAGAAAGAAATGCAGCATGTAGATGAGATAACTAAGGTTATGGGAAACATGATCCATACGTTGAATGATGTAAACAGTGCCACCCATTCCCTTAAGGACATGTCCGACAAGACTCATGAATATGTAAAAACAAGTGATGAGGGTCTGAATAAAATTACAAATGCCATGGAAAGAGTTGAGATGGAAGTTGCAAACAGTCATGAAAGTATAAAACAGTTGATTAACAGTTCAAACGAAATAAGTGGAATAGTTGAGTTTATAAACAGTGTGACTTCACAAACAAATTTGCTGGCTCTTAATGCGGCCATAGAGGCAGCTAGAGCAGGGGAAGCAGGAAGGGGCTTTGCAGTAGTTGCTGAGCAGATAAGAAAACTGGCAAATGACAGCTCCGAAGCAACCAGCAGGATAGTCGAAATATTAGGTAATATTAAAAAGGACATTCAATCTACTACCGAAGGTAATGAAAAACAGATTATTGTCATAAATGATAGTAAGTCTGAAATTGACTCGGCAAAGGTTGCTTTAAAAGGACTTATTGATTTCACTATCAAGTCAAGAGAGCAGGTTGAAGAGGTTGCAAACAATGTAGAACTTCTCAGAGAAAATGAGAAAACAGTGGAAGATGTTGTAGCAGTAGTTAACCAGGCTATTGAGTCTAATGCTGCAAGCAGTGAAGAACTACAAGCTACAATAGAAAATCTTCTTGCTTCCATGGAATACCTGTCAGAGTCTCAAAACAGCATAACAAACGAGTTGCAAACATTGGATAAACTGTAA